GGCCCTCGACGCGCACGACACCATGTACCTCGCAGGCGAAGGCCTGCTCCGCACCCACACCTCGCCGGTGCAGGTGCGGACGCTCCAGAAATACGCGCCGCCCATTCGCGTGCTCATTCCCGGCAAGGTCTATCGCAAGGATCCATTCGACGCCTCGCATGCGCCGGCGTTCGAGCAGATCGAAGGGCTCTGCGTCGACGAAGGCATCAGCTTCGTCGACCTCAAGGCCACGCTCAACGTCTTCGCGCAGCGCTTCTTCGGCGCGTCGCGCACTCGCTTCCGCCCGTCCTACTTCCCGTTCACCGAGCCCTCGGCCGAGATGGACGTGCAGTGCGGCATCTGCGGCGGCGTCGGGTGCGCGGCGTGCAAGGGCACGGGGTGGATCGAAATCCTCGGCTCCGGCATGGTACATCCCTCGGTGCTCGACGCGGCCGGCGTCGACAGCGAGAAGTACACCGGCTGGGCGTTCGGCATGGGGCCGGCGCGCATCGCGATCAGCCGATACAAGATTCCTGATATCAGAATCCTCTACGATTCCGACGTGAGATTCCTGGAGCAGATCGCCGCCGCCGGCAGCCGCGCAGCCGACGCATCGAGCGATAAATGAACCTGTCCTTCGAGTGGCTGAAGGCCTTCGTGCCGTTCCACGAGACCGCGCCGGAGCTGCGCGAGCTGATCACCGCGCACGTCGCCACGGTCGACGAGCTGGCGGCGCTCCGCGAGGATCTCGCGCCCATCGTCGTCGCGCGCGTCGTCGAGGAAGCGCCCCATCCCGACTCCGATCACCTGCACGTGACCAAGGTCGATGCCGGCACCGGCACGCTCCTCGACGTGGTCTGCGGCGCGGCAAACGTCACGGCGGGGAAGCTCTATCCCTTCGCGAAGACCGGCGTCACGATCCCCACCGGTCTCAAGATTCAGAAGCGCAAGATCCGCGGCGCGACATCCGACGGCATGCTCTGCTCGCCCGACGAGCTCAAGCTCGGCAGCGACCATAGCGGCATCATGGAACTGAGCATCGACGTGCCGCCGGGCACGCCGTTCCTCGCGGCCGTTCCCGTCGGCGATATGAGAATCGTCATCGACGTCGGCGCAAACCGGCCGGACCTGCTCTCCCACCTGGGTGTCGCGCGTGAGATTGCGGCGATCACCCGTCAGCCATTCGCGCTGCCGGCGATCGAGGGCCTCGCGACCGGCATCCCCGCGTCGACCGGAAGCGGGTTCTCCGGGACATCCGGACCCGTAACTGTCACCGTGGCCGAGCCGGAGCTCGTCCGGCGCTTCATGGGCGTGGTGATTCGCGGTGTGAAAGTCGGCCCGAGCCCGGACTGGCTCGTGCAACGCCTCGAGTCGGTCGGATCGCGCTCGATCAACAACATCGTGGACGCCAGCAACTACGTGCTGCACGAGCTCGGGCAGCCGACGCACGCGTTCGATCTCGCCAGGCTCGGACAGTCGAAGATCATCGTGCGCCGCGCCAAGGCCGGCGAGAAGATCACGACCCTCGACGGTGTCGAGCGCGAGCTGAAGGACCACATGATCGTGATCGCCGACGGCGAACGACCGCACGCCGTGGCTGGCGTGATGGGCGGCCGCGACAGCGAAGTCACCGACGCGACGACCGACGTCTTTCTCGAGGTCGCGAACTTCAATCCCACGCGCATTCGCGACGCACGTCGCGCGCTTGGCCTCTCAACGGACGCGAGCTATCGCTTCGAGCGCGGCGTCGATCTCGAGATCGCGCCGCGCGCGCTGGAGCGCGTCGCGCAGCTCATCGCGTTGCTCGCGGGCGGGCGCATCGACAGCGCGCCGGTCGATCTCGCATACGAGCCGCCGCCGCCACGAAGCGTTACCCTCCGCACACGGCGCGTCGCCAGACTGCTCGGCGAAACGCTCGGGACGGAAGAGATCGCGCGCTTACTTTCGTCGGTCGGCTTCGAGGTCGATCGCATCGGCGACGACCTCGGCGTCAAGGTTCCGACGTGGCGTGGCGACGTCACCGGAGAGGTCGATCTCATCGAAGAAGTCGCCCGCCTGCGCGGCTACGATTCTTTCCCGACGGAGATTCGCCCATTTCGGCCCGGTGCCGTGGGCGACGACGCGCACTGGATTCTGTCGCGCCGCGTACGCGAGGCGCTCGTCGGAGCCGGCATGCTCGAGGTGCGGCCCATGCCGTTCGTCGCGGGCGGCGAAGGCTTCGTGCGCGTCGAGAACCCGTTGGCCGAGAACGAAGGGTATCTGCGGCGCGAGGTGCTCGATACGCTCGCGCGCCGCGCCGAGTACAACCTGGCGCGCATGCACGGCGACGTCCGGATCTTCGAAATCGGCTCGGTCTTCACGCCGCGCGCTGGCGCGTTGCCGGCGGAGGACCTTCGGGTCGGCGTGCTCGTGATGGGTCGGCGCCAGCCGGCTCATTTCACTGATCCGAAATCCGTCGAATTTGACTCGTGGGTCAAATACGGCGAATGGGATGCGAAGGCGTTGGGGCAGATGGTCGCCGCATCGGCGTATCCATCAGCGAGCGTCGCGTTGCGCGAACCCAATTCGTCCGATGCGCTGTGGGACATCGTCGCGGGCGATCGCGTGGTCGGCACGGTGAGACGCGTGGCGCTCGACGCACCGGTATGGGCGGCGCCGGCGTTCGGTATCGAGTTGTCGCTCGGTGTGATCGATTCGGCCGATGTCGCGCCGCGGGGCGAGTCGGCGCATCGTCCGTTCGTGAGGCCGGCGCCAGTCGTCACCCAGTACGTTCCGGTTCCGACGACGCCTTCGGCGGAGTTCGATCTGGCATTGCTGGTGCCCGATTCGATCAGCGCGGAGCAGGTCGAGGATGTGCTGCGCCGCGCGTCGGGACGTCTGCTCGAAAAGGCTGAACTCTTCGACCGCTATGTTGGCCAGGGAGTTGAACCTGGGTATCGCAGCCTCGCGTGGAGGTTGACGTTCAGGCACGCCGAGCGCACTCTACGGGAGCGAGAGATCGAGGCTCGCCGTTCGGACATTCTCAAGGCCCTCGCCGACGAGCTCAATGTCAGACCACGGTCAAACACCTAGTACCGCTAGTACAACGAGCGATCGCGCGATTCAAGAACTCGAAGTGCTCGTGCGCCATCTGGCGGACGAGCTGGCGGGTTTTCGGCGGCGCGCGCTCGTCGCTGAAGCGCGCATCAAGGAAGTCGAGGGACTGGATGGCGGCGGCGCCGCCAACCTCGATCTCGTGAGCCGCTGCGCGCAACTCGAGCAGGAGAACGAGCGTCTGCAAACCCGGCTCGAGGCGGCGAGCGTGCGGGCGAAGCAGATGCTCGACCGCGTCAAATTCCTGCGGCAGCAGGCTCAAGCCGGCGGAGGTCCCTCATGAGCGCGAAGAAGCACACCGTACGGGTGACGATTTTGAACGAGGAATACGCGATCCGCAGCGAGGCCCCGCCGGAACACGCGCAGGCGGTGGCGAAGTACCTCGATCAGGCGATTCGCAAGGTGTTGTCGAGCGGTACCGTGGTTGAATCGAATCGAGCCGTGGTGCTTGCCGCGCTTCAGGTGACAGCCGAATTGTTCGCGGCCAGGGCTGGACTCGACGCAACGAACGACTCGGTGCGGAGCCTGAGCGACTACATCCGGCCATTGCTGCCCCCGTCCAAGCGCACGGTCGAGGCGGAAGTTGGCTGAGCCGTTTGCCTTTTCACCAACGGCCGCGTAGCTTAGCGCCGGTAGCCAAGCTGACCTAGGTACAAGCGCGCTTTATAGTTAGCGCTGCCCACGCCGCTCCCTTCGCCGGAGTGTCGTCGGACCGCAAACAAGAGTCGCGCACGGGAAGGCGGTGGTTCTCCCTGTCCTGCGGTCTCTGCACCGCGGTGGAGCATAGATTCCATATGAATCTGTACGCGATCATTGCCGCGCTTGGCGTTTTGGTAGTCGTTGCCGCGCCGGCATTTTTCTTTTGGGGACGTAGCGCGGGCACGAAGAGCGAGCGAGACCGCCAGGCCGCCGCGAAGTCGACCGCCGAAGAGACGTCCAAGCGCATTCTGAGCGACGCCGAGCGAGAGGCGGAGAACCTTCGGAAGAGCGCGCTTGTCTCCGGCAAGGAAGAGCTCATCAGGCTTCGCGAAAACTTCGAGTCCGAGGTGCGCGGGCGCCGCGAAGAAGTGGAGCGCGAAGAGCGCCGCTTGTCGGAACGCGAGACCGTACTCGACCGCAAATACGAGCTGATCGAGCAGCGCGACAAGGAGCTTGGACGCCGCGCGAGCGAATTTGGGCGCCGCGAAAAGCAAGTCACTGAACGCGAACAGGAGCTCGAGAAACTGGTCGGCGAAGAGCGCCGCCGTCTGGAGCAAATGGCCGGCATGTCGGCGCAGGAAGCCAAGGCCGAGCTCATTCGGCGCATGGAGGAAGAGGCGCAGGCTGACGCGGCGAATCGCATTCGCGAAATCCGCGAGAGCGCGAAGCGAAATGCCGAGCGCGAGGCGAAGAAGATCGTGGCGCTCGCCATTCAGCGCATCGCGGCGGAGCACACCGCCGAATCGACCGTGTCGGCGGTCTCGCTCCCGAACGACGAAATGAAGGGCCGCATCATCGGCCGCGAAGGGCGAAACATTCGCGCCTTCGAGCTCGCGACCGGCGTCGACGTCATCATCGACGATACGCCCGACACGGTCGTCGTCTCCTGCTTCGACCCGGTGCGCCGCGAAACGGCGCGCCTGGCGCTCGAGAAGCTCGTCTCGGACGGCCGCATTCACCCGGGGCGCATCGAGGAAGTCGTCAACAAGTCGCGCAAGGAAATCGAGACACAGATCATCGAGACCGGCGAGCAGGCCGCGTACGACGCAGGTGTGCACGGGCTGCATCCCGAGTTGGTCAAGCTGGTCGGGCGCATGCGGTGGCGCACGAGTTACGGGCAGAACATCCTGCAGCACTCGAAGGAAGTGGCGTGGCTCGCTGCAATCATGGCGACGGAACTGGGCCTCGACGTGAACATGGCGCGCCGCGGCGCGCTGCTGCATGACGTCGGCAAGGTGCTGACGCACGAGCACGAGGGCACCCACGTCCAACTCGGCGTCGAAGTCGCGACGAAGTACGGCGAGAACCCGCTGGTCGTGAATTGCATCGCGGCGCACCACGACGACGTGCCGCACGAAAGCGAAGTGTCGGTGCTGGTGCAGGCGGCCGACGCGATCTCGGGATCGCGCCCGGGCGCACGGCGCGAAGCGTTCGAGACGTACGTGAAGCGGCTCGAGGGACTCGAGAAGATCGCGTCGAGCTACAAGGGCGTGGAGAAAGTGTTCGCGATTCAGGCGGGGCGCGAAGTGCGCGTGATCGTCATGCCTGACGACGTGGACGACGTGCGCATGACGACGATGTCGGAAGAGATCGCGCGGCGCATCGAGGCGGAGTTGCAGTATCCCGGACAGATCAAGGTCGTGTTGATTCGAGAGACGAGGGCGGTGGATTTTGCGCGGTGAGTTGAGCGTGTCATCCCGAGCGACCCTGACGCTGACCCTGAGTGAAGCGAAGGGGAAGGGGAGTCGAGGGACCTCCGTCCCGGCGGAGGAGTCGTATGCAGCGCTCCGCTGAGAAAGGGGTCCTTCGCGCCTTTGGCGCTCAGGATGACACACGGGTGATCGACGGCGCGGCGCTTGCCGCGCGTGTGCAGAGCGAAGTCGCGGAGAAGGTTGCGGCATTGAAGGCGCGCGGGATCACAGCCGGGCTGAGCGTCGTGCTCGTCGGCGACGATGCGGCGAGCGCCGTCTACGTCGGCTCCAAGGAGCGGACGTGCATCGAGCTCGGGATGAAGGGCGAGACCATTCGCCGCCCCGCGTCGATCACGCAGGGCGAGCTGCTCGAGATCGTCGACCGCCTGAACGCCGATCCCGCGGTGCATGGCATTCTCGTACAGATGCCGCTGCCGAAGCACATTGACGCGGACGTCATCGTGCGCCGCATTCGTCCGGACAAGGACGTCGACGGTTTTCATCCCGTGAACGTCGGCAAGCTGTGGATCGGCGAGACGGACGGCTTTGCGCCGTGCACGCCGGCCGGTGTCGTCTACATGCTGCGGGCGCACGACGTGAAGACCGCGGGCGCGCACTGCGTCGTCGTGGGCCGCAGCAACATCGTCGGCAAGCCGATGGCGGGATTGATGATTCAGGCCGGCATCGACGCGACGGTGACGATGTGCCACAGTCGCACGCGCGATCTCGCGTCGGTCACGCGCGGCGCGGACATTCTCATCGCCGCGGTCGGCCGCGCGCAGATGATCACGGCCGACATGGTGAAGCCGGGCGCGGTGGTGATCGACGTCGGGATGAATCGCATCGCGGACGCGACGAAGAAGAGCGGGACGCGTCTGGTCGGTGACGTCGATTTCGACTCCGTGCGCGAGGTCGCGTCGCTCATCACGCCGGTGCCGGGGGGCGTCGGCAAGATGACGATCGCGATGTTGATGGCGAACACCGTGCGCGCCGCCGAACAGATCGGCCAGGGACGTTCATGACGGGCCGTCGTGTTCCGCGCCGTGACGATCCCGGCGCGCTCGATCTCTTCGTGATGTCCGACGCGGCGCCGGAAGGGGCGTACGTGCCTGAAGAGCCGCCGGCATCCGAATTCGTCGACGGCTATCCGGGCGAGACGCCGCGCACCGCGATCGCGGTCGGCACGCTCACGCAGACCGCGAAGGACGTGATCGAAGGCGCATTCATTCCTCTCTGGGTGCGCGGCGAGATCTCGGACTTCAAGTCGCATCGCAACGGACATTGGTATTTCTGCTTGCGCGATGCGAGCGCGCAGATTCGTTCGGTCGTTTGGAAGCGCGATCAACGCGGCATTCCCGCCGCGCCGGACGACGGCATGCAGGTCGCCGCGTTCGGCCGCCTCACAGTGTACGCCGCCCGCGGCGAGATGCAATTCACGGTCACGCGCATCGAGGCCGAAGGCGACGGACTTCGCCGGAAGGCGCTCGAGATCACACGCGCACGTCTCCAAGCCGATGGTCTGCTGGCACCCGAGCGCAAGCGCGCCTTGCCGCGTTTTCCGAAAGTGGTGGCAGTCGTCACCAGCCCGGACGGCGCAGCGCTGCATGACATCGTCGCGGTCATGCGACGTCGCGCGGCGGACGTTCGTCTGGTCGTCGTGCCCGCGGCGGTGCAGGGCGATACGGCCCCCGAGGAACTGTGCTTCGCGCTCGACCAGGTGAATCGCTGGGGCGGCGCCGAGCTCGTGATCGTGGGACGTGGTGGTGGTTCGCGCGAAGATCTCTGGGCGTTCAACGACGAACGGGTCGCGCGCGCCGTGGCGGCTTGCCACGTGCCGACGATCTCCGCCGTGGGCCACGAAGTCGACTTCTCGATTTGCGACCTGGTCGCGGACCATCGCGCACCGACGCCGTCCGCGGCCGCCGAGGCGGCGACGTTCTCGCGCGGAGAGTTGCAGGCGGAATTGAGAAAACTCTCATTGCGCATGTCGGGAGCGACCCGCGCCGTTGTGCGCGACCGTGCCGACGCCGCTCGCCACCTCGGACGCGATCTCGCCGGTGCGGCGTCCGGCCAACTCGCCGTGCGGCGCACCGCGTTGCAGTCCGTGGCCGGGCGTCTCAACGCGCTGAGTCCACTTTCGACGTTGGCGCGTGGCTACTCCGTCGCGCGCGGCGATGATGGCGCGACGCTCGTCTCGGCCGAGGCATTTCGTCCCGACATGCCGTTCGAGCTGATCGTGCGTGACGGCGTGGTACCCGCGCGCGTCACCGGAACGCCGCGGCGGTCGACTCCATGACGTTCGAGCAGCGCCTCGCGCGCCTCGAGGAGATCGCCGGCGAGCTCGAAGGCGAGGGTGTCGATCTCGCGCGAGCGCTCACCCTGTTCGAGGAAGGCATTCAGAATCTGCGCGCCGCGGCCGATGAGCTGGCGGCGGCGGAAGCCAGAGTGCAGCGACTCGTCGAGCGAGCCGACGGGAGTTTCGACGTCATCGACCGCGAGTAGCGACGCCGTGCACGCGGCGCGGGCGTCGTCCGCGACGTGGCGTGCGGATCGCGCCGCGATCGAGGCGGCGCTCGAGCGCGCGTGGGAGCGGGCGCGCGCGACCGTCGGTGCCGAGATCGGCGAGGCCATCCGGTACAGTGTGCTGGGCGGCGGCAAGCGGCTGCGCGCGCTCTTGTTCCTGGCGGCGTACCGCACGGCCGGCGGCGCGGGTGACGCGAGCGCGCTCGCCGCGGCATTAGAGATCGTACATGCGTATTCGCTCATTCACGATGACTTGCCGTGCATGGACGACGACGACATGCGGCGCGGACGAGCGACGGTGCATCGTGTCTACGGTGTGCGCGCGGCGGCGGCGGCGGGCGTCGCGATGGTGCCGGTAGCGGCGCAGGCCGCGTTCCTCGCGTCGCGCGAGTTGGGACTCGACCGGACGCGGTGCGCCGAAGTCGTGGCCGAATTGATGCGCGCGTCGGGCGCGGGCGGGATGATCGCCGGTCAGCTCCTCGATCTCGAGGGCGAAGGACGCGCGCTCGGCGTCGACGATCTCGAGCGCATTCACCGCGCCAAGACCGGCGCGCTGATTCGCGTCTCGGTACTGCTCGGCGGGCTGGCCGCAAACGCCGGCGTGGAGCAGCAGCAGGCACTCGCGCATTTCGGCGAATCGATCGGGCTCGCGTTTCAGATCGCGGATGACGTGCTTGACGTCACCGCGACCACGGACCGATTGGGGAAGCCGGCAGGGCGCGACCTCGACTTGAAGAAAGGGACGTATCCCGCGGTGCTCGGCATCGAGGGTGCGACCGCGCGCGCCGCCGCCCTCGTGGACGACGGCTGCGGCGCATTGCGTGCGGCGGGACTCCTGTCCACGGAACTGGATGCGCTGGCGCGGTTCGTCATCGAGCGAGAGTCCTGACCGTTCGCTACCTTTCCTAATCCATCCTCCCCACCGCAGACGAGTCTTGTGAGCCTCCTCGACCGAGTCAAATCCCCTTCAGACATCCGCGGCTTTTCCAGCGACGAGCTGACGCAGCTCGCCGCCGACGTTCGCGCCCGTCTGATCGACGTGTGCTCCCGCACCGGTGGCCACATCGGCGCGGGACTTGGCGTCGTCGAGCTGACGGTGGCGCTGCACTACGTCTTCGACACGCCGCGCGATCAATTGGTGTGGGACGTCGGTCACCAGGGCTATCCACACAAGGTGTTGACTGGCCGCAACGATGACATGGAAACGCTCCGCCAGGAAAACGGCGTTTCGGGTTTCCTGAAGCGAACTGAAAGCGATTACGACGCCTTCGGCGCCGGCCATGCCGCGACGTCCATCTCGGCCGCCTTGGGCATCGCCGCCGGACGCGACGTAAAGGGTGACGATTTCAAGGTCGTCGCGGTGATTGGCGACGGGTCGCTCACCTCGGGCCTCGCGTATGAAGGTTTGAACAACGCCGGCCACTCGGACCGCAACATCGTCGTCGTGCTGAACGACAACGAGATGTCGATCGCGCCGAACGTGGGCGCCATGTCCAAGTATCTCACGTCGATTCAGCGCAACTCGCTGTACAACCGCGTGCGCAGCGCGATCGGCGACATCATCGACAATGCGCCGGGACCCGTCGGTACAATCGTACGAAAGTGGGAAGAGAGCGTGAAGGCGTTCATCACGCCGGGCGTGTTGTTCGAGGAGCTCGGCTTCCGCTACTTCGGACCGATCGACGGCCATGACATCAACGGCATGATCGAGACGCTGACGGCCGTGCGTGAGATGAAGGGCCCGCGCCTCGTGCACGTCATCACGCAGAAGGGAAAGGGATTTCCGGCCGGCGAGATCAGCGGCGAGAAATGGCACGCCTTGCCGCCGGGCCACGATCCGGCGACGGGCGTACAGCGCAAGCCGTCGACGGCGGTGTCGTATCAGAAAGTATTCGGCGCCGGTTTGGCCGAGCTTGCGCGCGAAGTGCCTGGACTCGTTGCGATCACCGCGGCGATGCCGAGTGGAACGAGCACCGACATCTTCGCGAAGGCGTTTCCGAACCGATTCTTCGACGTCGGGATCGCCGAAGGTCACGCGGTCACGTTCGCGGCCGGCATGGCAACGCAGGGCGTGCGACCCGTCGTCGCGATCTACAGTACGTTCCTGCAGCGCGCGTACGACAACATCATTCACGATGTGGCGATTCAATCGCTGCCCGTGATCTTCTGCATGGATCGCGCGGGTCTCGTCGGCGAAGATGGCGAGACGCACATGGGACTGTACGACATCGCGTACATGCTCGCCGTGCCCGGGATGACGGTGACCGCCCCGAAGGATGGCGCCGAGTTGCTGGGGCTGATGCGGAGCGCCGTGCTGCACACCGACGGTCCCTTCTCGATTCGCTATCCCCGTGACGCCGCGCCCGACAAGGCGCCAGCGATGGCGACCGTCGAACCGGTGCCGTTCGCCACCTGGGACGTGCTTCGTCACGGACGCGACGTCGCCATTCTCGCCGTCGGCACGATGGTCAATCAATCACTCGCCGCGGCCGAGTCGCTCGCGGCGGATGGGTTGAACGTGACGGTCGTGAACTGTCGCTACCTCAAGCCATACGACGAAGTCACGCTCGCCGCGGTGCTCGCGGATCACAAACACGTACTCGTCGTCGAAGAAGGCACCGTGGTGAACGGGTTCGGCGCGTTCATGTCGGCCGTCATCGCGCGCTACGATTCGACCGTGCGTGTGGCGGTGCTCGGCGTGCCGGATCGTATCATTCACGCGGCGCCGCGTGCGCGTCAGCTCGCGCAATGCGGTATCGACGCGAACGGCATCGCGACGCGAGTGCGCGCGCTGCTCGAAACCGAGGCGATGGCGGGGTGACCCGGCTCGGCGTCGTCGGGCACCAGGGCTATTCCGGTTTTCCGGCGGTGCTGCGGACGCTGGGAGAGCTTGCTCCCGCGCTCAAGCTCGAGCTTTTCTACGAGGAAGAGCTGTACGAGCTCGCGGGCAACGGAAACCTCCTCGACGATCCCTCGTCGCTCGACGCGCTGCTCACGCTGGGCGGCGACGGAACGCTCCTCCGCGGCGCCCGCATCATTGCACCGCACCGCGTACCAATACTCGGCATCAATCTGGGGCGGCTGGGGTTTCTCACCTGCTGCAATGCCGACCAGCTGTCGAATGCGTTGATGCGTTTCGCGCGCGGCGACTATCTGGCCGAGTCGCGCATGGCGCTGCAGGCCCGCGTGCTCGACACGAATGGCGTCGGCCGCGAGGAGTGGATCGCGCTGAACGATGTCGTGCTCCACAAGGGCGGGTTCGCGCGCGTCGTAACGGTGCGTGTCGCCGCGAATGGCGAGCCGATTGCCGCGTACGGGGCCGACGGCGTCGTGCTGTCGACACCGACGGGGTCGACAGCCTACAGCCTTTCCGCGGGCGGACCCGTCGTCTTTCCGACGGTCGAAACGATCGTGGTCACGCCCGTATCGCCGCATACACTCGCCATTCGACCTGTCATTCTTCCGGCCGACGTCGAGGTTACGCTGAAAGCGGATGATGCGACCGAGGAGCTTTTGATTACGGTCGATGGCCAGGTCGGTAGCAGCTTTGCGTCCGGTGAAACGCTCTGCGTCAAACGCGCCGCTCAAGGCGTGTCGATCATCCGCTTTCCCGGAACTGATTTCTTCACGACGCTCCGTCAGAAGCTCGGCTGGGGCGGTCTCGCCGACAGGGACAAAACCGCATGATTGTCATCCTGAGCGAGCGACACGCTTCAATGTCATCCTGAGCGAGTGACACGCTTCAACGTCATCCTGAGCGAGTGAAACGAGCGAAGGACCCCTGTCGTGCTGACTGAGCTCCGCATCAAGAACTTCGCGATCATCGAGTCGCTGACGCTGCCGCTGGCGCGCGGGTTCAACGTGCTGTCCGGTGAAACGGGCGCGGGCAAGTCGATCATCGTCGGCGCGCTGGGATTGCTCCTCGGTGAACGCGCGAGCGCGGACGTCATTCGCACCGGCGCCGAGCGCGCCACGGTCGAGGGCGTGTTCGACGTCGCCGATCGACCCGAGATTCGCACCTTGCTCGACGACCGCGGCATCGACGTCGAAGAGTCCACGGTGGTGCTCAAGCGTGAAGTCACGACGGGCCGCGCGCGCGCCTGGATCAACGGCACGACGGTGAACGCGGGCCTGCTCGCCGAAGTGGGCCGATTGCTGGTGAATCTCCACGGCCAACACGAAGCGCAGACGCTGCTCGACCCGGACGCGCAGCGCCGCATTCTCGATGCATTCTCCGGTGCCGCGGAGCAGTCCGCGTCAGTGAAAGCGGCGCACGATCAGCTCTCGGGCATCGTCCGCGATATCGCGGATCTCACCAGACGCAGAGCCGAGGCCGAGCGGCGCGCCGATTACCTGCGGCACGTCGTCCAGGAAATCGGCGACGCGAAGCTCACCGACGGTGAAGACGTACGCCTCGAGGAGGAAGCGCGCCGGCTCGAAAACGCGGAGGAGTTGCGCGCGCTTGCGACCGGGATCGCCGGTGGGCTCGACGGGGAAGAGGACACCGTGCTTCAGAAGCTGGCCGCCATCGGCAAGCATCTGTCGTCCATTCAGCGCATCGATCCCACGCTGAACCGCTTGCAGGAGCAATTCGACACGGCGTACTACGCGATCGAGGCGTTGGCGCGCGAGCTCGAGGAGTACGAAGGCGCGGTCGATCTCGATCCGTCGCGCCTCGAGGACGTGCGGCGGCGACGCGATCTGTTGTTCAGGCTGACGAAGAAGCATGGCGGCTCGCTCGCCGACGTGATTCGCACCGGCGAGGAGGCAAAGCGCGAGCTCGATCTCGTCGACTCGGCGGGCTTGGACATTCGGCAGCTCGAGTCGCGCGAGCGCGAAGCGCGCGCGGCGTTGATCGAGCGCGCTGAAACGCTCACGGCGATGCGACGTTCCGGCGCCGAGCGCATGGCGCGCGCAGTCGACGAGGTGCTGCCCGATCTCGGAATGCCGGACGGTCACGTGACCGTCGCGCTTCGCCCGTTGAAGGAGATCGGTGCGTCAGGTTCCGAAGACGTGGAGTTCTGTGTCGCGCTCAACGTCGGTCACGAGCCGCGCCCGCTGTCTCGGGTGGCGTCCGGCGGCGAGCTCTCGCGTGTGATGCTCGCGCTCAAGACGATTCTCGCGCGGCTCGATCGCGTGCCGACGCTCGTGTTCGACGAAGTCGATGCCGGGATCGGTGGGCGCGTGGGGTTGCAGGTCGGCGAGACCATGCGGCGCGTGGCGAGCTATCATCAGGTCTTCGCGATTACGCATCTGCCGCAGATCGCGGCGCGCGGGCATCATCACATTCTGGTGAGCAAGGGCGCGCGGGGCGGAGTGACGGCGGCGGACGTGACGGTCCTCGCCGGCGATGAGCGAGTGACGGAGATCGCACGCATGCTCGGCGGCGACCCGGAGCGGGATGTGAGTCGCGCGCATGCGAAGGAGTTGCTCGAGGCGGCGACGACGTCGGCGACGGTCGAGGGGCCGCGCCGGACGCGGAAGCGGTAGCGAAAGCGCGAAGGATGACACAAGCTTATCGCACGAACACCCTCAACCCCACCTGATCCTGAAACGTTTTCG
This is a stretch of genomic DNA from Gemmatimonadaceae bacterium. It encodes these proteins:
- the rny gene encoding ribonuclease Y, translated to MNLYAIIAALGVLVVVAAPAFFFWGRSAGTKSERDRQAAAKSTAEETSKRILSDAEREAENLRKSALVSGKEELIRLRENFESEVRGRREEVEREERRLSERETVLDRKYELIEQRDKELGRRASEFGRREKQVTEREQELEKLVGEERRRLEQMAGMSAQEAKAELIRRMEEEAQADAANRIREIRESAKRNAEREAKKIVALAIQRIAAEHTAESTVSAVSLPNDEMKGRIIGREGRNIRAFELATGVDVIIDDTPDTVVVSCFDPVRRETARLALEKLVSDGRIHPGRIEEVVNKSRKEIETQIIETGEQAAYDAGVHGLHPELVKLVGRMRWRTSYGQNILQHSKEVAWLAAIMATELGLDVNMARRGALLHDVGKVLTHEHEGTHVQLGVEVATKYGENPLVVNCIAAHHDDVPHESEVSVLVQAADAISGSRPGARREAFETYVKRLEGLEKIASSYKGVEKVFAIQAGREVRVIVMPDDVDDVRMTTMSEEIARRIEAELQYPGQIKVVLIRETRAVDFAR
- a CDS encoding tetrahydrofolate dehydrogenase/cyclohydrolase catalytic domain-containing protein; the encoded protein is MQRSAEKGVLRAFGAQDDTRVIDGAALAARVQSEVAEKVAALKARGITAGLSVVLVGDDAASAVYVGSKERTCIELGMKGETIRRPASITQGELLEIVDRLNADPAVHGILVQMPLPKHIDADVIVRRIRPDKDVDGFHPVNVGKLWIGETDGFAPCTPAGVVYMLRAHDVKTAGAHCVVVGRSNIVGKPMAGLMIQAGIDATVTMCHSRTRDLASVTRGADILIAAVGRAQMITADMVKPGAVVIDVGMNRIADATKKSGTRLVGDVDFDSVREVASLITPVPGGVGKMTIAMLMANTVRAAEQIGQGRS
- a CDS encoding phenylalanine--tRNA ligase subunit alpha: MNLQDYLEEADTIEREGTAALAGAAGADALEEARIAFLGDRQGRVKALQEGLRGISKEDKPAAGKRFNEVRMRLEALLADRKTAVPRASGGAPGEDRSLPARHQWKGAKHPVTLVIEEIESIFRELGFTIAQGPEAETEWYNFGALNFPPNHPALDAHDTMYLAGEGLLRTHTSPVQVRTLQKYAPPIRVLIPGKVYRKDPFDASHAPAFEQIEGLCVDEGISFVDLKATLNVFAQRFFGASRTRFRPSYFPFTEPSAEMDVQCGICGGVGCAACKGTGWIEILGSGMVHPSVLDAAGVDSEKYTGWAFGMGPARIAISRYKIPDIRILYDSDVRFLEQIAAAGSRAADASSDK
- a CDS encoding cell division protein ZapA, coding for MSAKKHTVRVTILNEEYAIRSEAPPEHAQAVAKYLDQAIRKVLSSGTVVESNRAVVLAALQVTAELFAARAGLDATNDSVRSLSDYIRPLLPPSKRTVEAEVG
- the pheT gene encoding phenylalanine--tRNA ligase subunit beta → MNLSFEWLKAFVPFHETAPELRELITAHVATVDELAALREDLAPIVVARVVEEAPHPDSDHLHVTKVDAGTGTLLDVVCGAANVTAGKLYPFAKTGVTIPTGLKIQKRKIRGATSDGMLCSPDELKLGSDHSGIMELSIDVPPGTPFLAAVPVGDMRIVIDVGANRPDLLSHLGVAREIAAITRQPFALPAIEGLATGIPASTGSGFSGTSGPVTVTVAEPELVRRFMGVVIRGVKVGPSPDWLVQRLESVGSRSINNIVDASNYVLHELGQPTHAFDLARLGQSKIIVRRAKAGEKITTLDGVERELKDHMIVIADGERPHAVAGVMGGRDSEVTDATTDVFLEVANFNPTRIRDARRALGLSTDASYRFERGVDLEIAPRALERVAQLIALLAGGRIDSAPVDLAYEPPPPRSVTLRTRRVARLLGETLGTEEIARLLSSVGFEVDRIGDDLGVKVPTWRGDVTGEVDLIEEVARLRGYDSFPTEIRPFRPGAVGDDAHWILSRRVREALVGAGMLEVRPMPFVAGGEGFVRVENPLAENEGYLRREVLDTLARRAEYNLARMHGDVRIFEIGSVFTPRAGALPAEDLRVGVLVMGRRQPAHFTDPKSVEFDSWVKYGEWDAKALGQMVAASAYPSASVALREPNSSDALWDIVAGDRVVGTVRRVALDAPVWAAPAFGIELSLGVIDSADVAPRGESAHRPFVRPAPVVTQYVPVPTTPSAEFDLALLVPDSISAEQVEDVLRRASGRLLEKAELFDRYVGQGVEPGYRSLAWRLTFRHAERTLREREIEARRSDILKALADELNVRPRSNT